In Streptomyces sp. NBC_01717, one DNA window encodes the following:
- a CDS encoding UDP-N-acetylmuramoyl-L-alanyl-D-glutamate--2,6-diaminopimelate ligase translates to MTTITPDPGNRNGSDRGAAPSPRERPGAPGTLTAVPHAEQSQTIQKDAPVNYPGAPRPDRLRPTTLGELAARLGVESPGSGEVTGITHDSRAVRPGDVYAALPGARLHGADFVAQAAGLGAAAVLTDPAGAERAAATGLPVLVTENPRGRMGELAAEIYGRPGADLLQIGITGTSGKTTTAYLIEGGFRGAGRSTGLIGTVETRIGDERIKSERTTPEATDLQALFAVMRERGVDAVAMEVSSHALVLGRVDGCVFDVAVFNNLSPEHMEFHSGMEDYFAAKAQLFTPERSRRGVVNFDDEYGRRLITGASVPVVTFSAEGHLDADWRAEDVEIGPLGSTFTVVGPKDERITARAPLPGPFNVANTLAAIVTLAVAGVDPQTAADGVAAVPGVPGRLERVDAGQPYLALVDYAHKTDAVESVLRSLNKVTEGKLHIVLGCGGDRDTTKRGPMGAAAARLADTAVLTSDNPRSEDPLAILAAMLSGAAEVPVHERGEVLVDADRASAIAAAVARARPGDTVLIAGKGHEQGQDIHGVVRPFDDRTVLRAVIARSLGQESADDAPENTPDLAHTHENNSQG, encoded by the coding sequence GTGACAACCATCACCCCCGATCCCGGGAACCGGAACGGGAGCGACCGGGGAGCGGCCCCCTCACCTCGCGAGAGGCCGGGTGCGCCCGGTACGCTCACCGCCGTGCCCCACGCTGAACAGTCCCAAACCATCCAGAAGGACGCCCCTGTGAACTACCCGGGAGCGCCCCGCCCGGATCGGCTCCGGCCGACCACCCTCGGCGAGCTGGCAGCCCGGCTGGGAGTCGAATCGCCCGGATCCGGTGAGGTCACCGGCATCACCCATGACTCGCGGGCGGTACGGCCCGGCGATGTGTACGCGGCGCTGCCCGGCGCCCGCCTCCACGGCGCCGACTTCGTCGCCCAGGCGGCCGGCCTCGGTGCGGCGGCGGTCCTCACCGACCCGGCGGGTGCCGAGCGCGCCGCCGCCACCGGACTGCCGGTGCTGGTCACCGAGAACCCGCGCGGCCGGATGGGCGAACTCGCCGCGGAGATCTACGGGCGGCCCGGCGCCGACCTCCTGCAGATCGGCATCACCGGAACGTCCGGGAAGACCACCACCGCGTATCTCATCGAGGGCGGCTTCCGGGGCGCCGGACGCAGCACCGGGCTGATCGGCACCGTCGAGACGCGGATCGGTGACGAGCGCATCAAGTCCGAGCGCACCACCCCTGAAGCGACCGACCTCCAGGCCCTGTTCGCCGTCATGCGCGAGCGCGGCGTCGACGCGGTCGCCATGGAGGTCTCCAGCCACGCGCTGGTGCTCGGCCGGGTCGACGGCTGTGTCTTCGACGTCGCCGTCTTCAACAACCTCAGCCCGGAGCACATGGAGTTCCACTCCGGCATGGAGGACTACTTCGCTGCCAAGGCTCAGCTGTTCACCCCGGAGCGCAGCCGGCGGGGTGTCGTCAACTTCGACGACGAGTACGGCCGCCGACTGATCACCGGGGCGTCCGTTCCGGTCGTCACCTTCTCCGCCGAGGGCCACCTGGACGCCGACTGGCGCGCCGAGGACGTCGAAATCGGCCCGCTGGGCTCCACCTTCACCGTTGTCGGCCCCAAGGACGAGCGGATCACCGCCAGGGCTCCGCTGCCCGGCCCGTTCAACGTCGCCAACACCCTCGCCGCGATCGTCACCCTGGCCGTCGCGGGCGTCGACCCGCAGACCGCGGCCGACGGGGTCGCCGCCGTCCCCGGAGTCCCCGGCCGGCTGGAACGCGTCGACGCCGGACAGCCGTACCTCGCGCTCGTCGACTACGCGCACAAGACCGACGCCGTCGAGTCCGTCCTGCGCTCCCTGAACAAGGTCACCGAGGGCAAACTGCACATCGTGCTCGGCTGCGGCGGCGACCGCGACACGACAAAACGCGGACCGATGGGGGCGGCAGCTGCCCGGCTCGCCGACACCGCCGTGCTGACCTCCGACAACCCCCGCTCCGAGGACCCTCTGGCCATCCTCGCCGCGATGCTCTCGGGCGCCGCCGAGGTGCCCGTCCACGAGCGCGGCGAGGTCCTGGTCGACGCCGACCGGGCCTCCGCCATCGCCGCCGCGGTCGCCCGCGCCCGGCCCGGTGACACCGTGCTGATCGCCGGCAAGGGCCACGAACAGGGCCAGGACATCCACGGAGTGGTACGCCCCTTCGACGACCGTACGGTGCTGCGCGCGGTCATCGCCCGGTCCCTGGGGCAAGAGAGCGCCGACGACGCCCCCGAGAACACCCCGGACCTCGCCCACACCCACGAGAACAACAGTCAGGGATGA
- the murG gene encoding undecaprenyldiphospho-muramoylpentapeptide beta-N-acetylglucosaminyltransferase, translating into MHVVLAGGGTAGHIEPALALADALRRQDPSVGITALGTERGLETRLVPERGYELALIPAVPLPRKPTPELITVPGRLRGTIKAAEQILERTKADCVVGFGGYVALPGYLAAKRVGVPIVVHEANARPGLANKIGSRYAHGVAVSTPDSKLRGARYIGIPLRRTIATLDRARVRPEARDAFGLDPNLPTLLVSGGSQGARHLNEVIQRVAPLLQRSGIQILHVVGPKNELPRIDNMPGMPPYVPVPYVDRMDLAYAAADMMLCRAGAMTVAELSAVGLPAAYVPLPIGNGEQRLNAQPVVNAGGGLLVDDAALTPEWVQSNVLPVLADPHRLYEMSRAAAEFGRRDADDLLVGMVYEAIAARRKA; encoded by the coding sequence GTGCATGTCGTACTCGCCGGTGGGGGGACCGCCGGCCACATCGAGCCCGCGCTTGCCCTCGCGGATGCCCTGCGCAGGCAGGACCCGAGCGTGGGAATCACTGCCCTGGGCACGGAGCGCGGACTCGAGACCAGGCTCGTACCCGAGCGGGGGTACGAACTGGCGCTGATCCCGGCCGTTCCGCTGCCGCGCAAGCCCACCCCCGAGCTGATCACGGTCCCGGGGCGGCTGCGCGGCACCATCAAGGCCGCCGAGCAGATCCTGGAGCGCACCAAGGCGGACTGCGTGGTCGGCTTCGGCGGCTATGTCGCCCTGCCCGGCTACCTGGCCGCCAAGCGGGTCGGGGTGCCGATCGTCGTCCATGAGGCGAACGCCCGGCCGGGCCTGGCGAACAAGATCGGTTCCCGGTACGCGCACGGGGTCGCCGTGTCCACTCCGGACAGCAAGCTGCGCGGTGCCCGCTACATCGGCATCCCGCTGCGCCGTACCATCGCCACCCTGGACCGGGCCCGGGTCCGCCCGGAGGCGCGCGACGCGTTCGGCCTCGATCCCAACCTGCCGACGCTGCTGGTCTCCGGCGGTTCGCAGGGCGCCCGCCACCTCAACGAGGTGATCCAGCGGGTCGCCCCGCTGCTGCAGCGCTCCGGGATCCAGATCCTGCACGTGGTCGGCCCGAAGAACGAATTGCCGCGCATCGACAACATGCCCGGGATGCCGCCCTACGTCCCGGTACCGTACGTGGACCGGATGGATCTCGCGTACGCCGCGGCCGACATGATGCTCTGCCGTGCGGGCGCGATGACCGTCGCCGAACTCTCCGCCGTCGGGCTTCCCGCCGCCTACGTCCCGCTGCCGATCGGCAACGGCGAACAGCGGCTCAACGCCCAGCCGGTGGTCAACGCCGGCGGTGGTCTGCTGGTGGACGACGCGGCGCTCACCCCCGAGTGGGTGCAGAGCAACGTCCTCCCGGTGCTTGCGGATCCGCACCGTTTGTATGAAATGTCCCGCGCCGCCGCCGAGTTCGGCCGCAGGGATGCCGACGACCTGCTCGTCGGCATGGTGTACGAGGCGATTGCCGCACGCCGCAAGGCGTGA
- the murD gene encoding UDP-N-acetylmuramoyl-L-alanine--D-glutamate ligase, protein MSNQDWQGKHVTVAGLGVSGIPAARVLNGLGAVVTVVNDGDDERSRAQAAELEAQGITVRLGDGATLPESTELIVTTPGWQPDKPLFAAADEAGVPVWGDVELAWRLRGHDGREPAPWLAVTGTNGKTTTVRMLASILEAAGLRTAAVGNIGVSLLDAVLGDETYDVLAVELSSYQLHWAPSLRAHSAVVLNLAPDHLDWHGSMEAYVADKGRIYEGNRIACVYNAADKATEDLVRQADVEEGCRAIGFTLGTPGPSQLGVVDGILVDRAFVTNRQKQAQELAEVGDVNPPAPHNIANALAAAALARAFGVEPRAVRDGLRAFRPDAHRIEHVADVAEVAYIDDSKATNTHAAEASLAAYDPIVWIAGGLAKGATFDELVSGAAKRLRGVVLMGRDRELIHEALTRHAPEVPVVDLDRTDTGAMSEAVREAARLARPGDTVLMAPACASMDMFANYNKRGEAFADAVRALADESA, encoded by the coding sequence GTGAGCAACCAGGACTGGCAGGGCAAGCACGTCACCGTCGCGGGACTCGGTGTCAGCGGTATCCCCGCCGCCCGTGTCCTGAACGGCCTCGGCGCCGTCGTCACCGTGGTCAACGACGGGGACGACGAGCGTTCCCGTGCGCAGGCCGCCGAGCTGGAGGCGCAGGGAATCACCGTGCGCCTCGGCGACGGGGCGACCCTGCCCGAGTCCACCGAGCTCATCGTCACCACCCCCGGCTGGCAGCCCGACAAGCCGCTTTTCGCAGCAGCCGACGAGGCGGGCGTCCCGGTCTGGGGCGACGTCGAGCTCGCCTGGCGGCTGCGCGGCCACGACGGCAGGGAACCGGCCCCCTGGCTCGCGGTCACCGGCACCAACGGCAAGACCACGACCGTACGGATGCTCGCCTCGATCCTGGAGGCGGCCGGGCTGCGCACGGCGGCCGTCGGCAACATCGGGGTCTCCCTGCTGGACGCGGTGCTCGGCGACGAGACGTACGATGTACTCGCCGTCGAGCTCTCCAGCTACCAGCTGCACTGGGCGCCCTCGCTGCGCGCCCACTCCGCGGTCGTCCTCAACCTGGCGCCCGACCACCTCGACTGGCACGGCTCCATGGAGGCGTACGTCGCGGACAAGGGCCGGATCTACGAGGGCAACCGGATCGCCTGCGTCTACAACGCGGCCGACAAGGCCACCGAGGACCTGGTCCGGCAGGCGGACGTCGAGGAGGGCTGCCGCGCCATCGGCTTCACCCTCGGGACCCCTGGACCGTCCCAGCTGGGCGTCGTCGACGGCATCCTCGTCGACCGGGCCTTCGTGACCAACCGGCAGAAGCAGGCCCAGGAGCTCGCCGAGGTCGGGGACGTCAACCCGCCGGCCCCGCACAACATCGCCAACGCGCTGGCGGCCGCGGCGCTGGCCCGCGCGTTCGGCGTCGAGCCCAGGGCGGTACGGGACGGGTTGCGGGCCTTCCGCCCCGACGCACACCGCATCGAGCATGTCGCGGACGTCGCCGAAGTCGCGTACATCGACGACTCCAAGGCCACCAACACGCATGCCGCGGAGGCCTCCCTCGCGGCGTACGACCCGATCGTCTGGATCGCCGGCGGCCTCGCCAAGGGCGCCACCTTCGACGAGCTGGTGAGCGGGGCGGCGAAGCGGCTGCGCGGCGTTGTGCTGATGGGCCGCGACCGGGAACTGATCCACGAAGCCCTCACGCGACACGCCCCCGAGGTCCCGGTCGTCGACCTCGACCGGACCGACACTGGGGCGATGTCCGAGGCGGTCCGCGAGGCGGCACGGCTCGCCCGGCCGGGAGACACCGTACTGATGGCCCCGGCCTGCGCCTCGATGGACATGTTCGCCAATTACAACAAGCGGGGCGAGGCATTCGCGGACGCGGTCCGCGCACTCGCCGACGAGAGCGCCTGA
- a CDS encoding peptidoglycan D,D-transpeptidase FtsI family protein, with product MPSKEPPRRRVPGPARPRSAAAGSGRPRPAARRPSSQVPRGRAPRGPSARPLRLGSPRPRLRLVSLALTLVMLAFVVRLLQVQAVDASAYAAKAEENRYLEYTISAERGEITDRSGIALAISVDAYDITADPKMFTPEDSKAPDAPQQAAALLAPILGVDAGELTKKLSKPKSRYAVLARRQTPQVWKQIKDLKSVFAEKAQKDRANGGPGANVLAGVFQESTTKRVYPNGGLAAGILGYVNAEGKGAGGLESQLDKKLAGEDGKIKYAQSGGRRVPTAGTKEVPAVAGSDIELTIDRDIQWAAQKAISDQVKKSKADRGYVIVQNTRTGEVLAMANAPGFDPNDLSQADAATLGNAAVQDVYEPGSTSKVMSMAAVLEEGVATPGTHVTVPNRLHRGDRLFKDDIDHATWYLTLNGVLAKSSNIGTILATGQLGKTQAEANKALYSYLRKFGIGSPTGLDYPGETPGILAKPQDWSTSQQYTIPFGQGLSLNAMQAASVYSTIANGGVRIQPTLVRGTKGADGRFTPAPTPEQTRVISAKTAKSLAGMLESVVGDEEGTGTKARIPGYRVAGKTGTANRVDPVRGGYHGYTASFAGFAPADKPQITVYCAIQNPTKGSYFGGQICGPIYKQVMEFALKTLQTAPSGSGSARLPVSFQPGE from the coding sequence GTGCCCTCGAAGGAACCGCCGCGCCGCCGGGTCCCCGGCCCCGCGCGCCCCCGCAGCGCCGCAGCCGGCTCGGGCCGCCCCCGGCCCGCCGCCCGCCGCCCGTCGTCGCAGGTCCCGCGCGGCCGCGCCCCGCGGGGGCCGTCGGCGCGCCCCCTGCGCCTCGGCAGCCCGCGCCCCAGGCTCCGCCTGGTCAGCCTGGCGCTGACGCTCGTCATGCTTGCGTTCGTCGTCCGGCTCCTCCAGGTCCAGGCCGTCGACGCCAGCGCGTACGCGGCCAAGGCCGAGGAGAACCGCTACCTCGAGTACACGATCTCCGCCGAGCGCGGCGAGATCACCGACCGCAGCGGCATCGCTCTGGCCATCAGCGTCGACGCGTACGACATCACCGCCGACCCCAAGATGTTCACGCCCGAGGACAGCAAGGCCCCGGACGCACCGCAGCAGGCCGCGGCCCTCCTCGCCCCCATCCTCGGCGTCGACGCCGGGGAGCTGACGAAGAAGCTGTCGAAGCCGAAGAGCCGGTACGCCGTCCTGGCGCGTCGCCAGACCCCACAGGTCTGGAAGCAGATCAAGGACCTCAAGTCCGTCTTCGCCGAGAAGGCCCAGAAGGACAGGGCGAACGGCGGACCCGGAGCCAATGTGCTGGCCGGCGTCTTCCAGGAGTCGACCACCAAACGGGTCTACCCCAACGGTGGGCTGGCCGCCGGGATACTGGGCTACGTCAACGCGGAGGGCAAGGGCGCGGGCGGCCTCGAATCGCAGCTGGACAAGAAGCTCGCGGGCGAGGACGGCAAGATCAAGTACGCCCAGTCCGGCGGCCGCCGCGTGCCCACCGCGGGCACCAAGGAGGTTCCGGCCGTCGCCGGTTCCGACATCGAGCTGACCATCGACCGGGACATCCAGTGGGCCGCCCAGAAGGCCATCTCGGACCAGGTGAAGAAGTCCAAGGCGGACCGTGGCTATGTGATCGTGCAGAACACCAGGACCGGCGAGGTCCTCGCCATGGCCAACGCCCCGGGCTTCGACCCCAACGACCTCTCGCAGGCCGACGCGGCGACGCTGGGAAACGCGGCCGTGCAGGACGTGTACGAACCCGGCTCCACCAGCAAGGTCATGTCCATGGCCGCCGTCCTGGAGGAGGGGGTGGCCACCCCCGGTACCCATGTCACCGTCCCCAACCGGCTCCACCGCGGCGACCGGCTCTTCAAGGACGACATCGACCACGCCACCTGGTACCTGACGCTCAACGGCGTACTCGCCAAGTCCAGCAACATCGGCACCATCCTGGCCACCGGACAGCTCGGCAAGACGCAGGCGGAGGCCAACAAGGCCCTCTACTCGTACCTGCGCAAATTCGGCATCGGCAGCCCGACCGGACTGGACTACCCGGGCGAGACGCCCGGCATCCTCGCCAAGCCGCAGGACTGGTCGACCTCGCAGCAGTACACGATCCCGTTCGGCCAGGGACTCTCGCTCAACGCCATGCAGGCCGCCTCGGTCTACTCGACGATCGCCAACGGCGGTGTCCGGATCCAGCCCACCCTGGTACGCGGCACCAAGGGCGCCGACGGCCGCTTCACCCCCGCGCCCACCCCCGAACAGACCCGGGTGATCAGCGCGAAGACCGCGAAATCGCTCGCGGGCATGCTGGAGTCGGTGGTCGGTGACGAGGAGGGCACCGGTACCAAGGCCCGTATCCCCGGTTACCGGGTCGCGGGCAAGACCGGCACGGCCAACCGGGTCGATCCGGTCCGCGGCGGATACCACGGCTACACCGCGTCCTTCGCGGGCTTCGCGCCCGCCGACAAGCCGCAGATCACTGTCTACTGCGCCATCCAGAACCCGACGAAGGGCAGCTACTTCGGCGGCCAGATCTGCGGTCCCATCTACAAACAGGTCATGGAGTTCGCGCTGAAGACGCTCCAGACTGCACCGTCCGGCAGCGGGTCCGCCCGCCTGCCGGTGTCCTTCCAGCCCGGCGAGTGA
- the ftsW gene encoding putative lipid II flippase FtsW: MPADESSAARGTGRSQATAAISRALAPPLLASARPAGPPAPAGLALRGRLAAGAGRRPAVPRSRGHDGSGPRTPRSSSGVRRMYEQARRAWDRPLTAYYLILGAGLLITALGLVMVYSASMIKALELDKPGTYFFRKQFLAAVIGSVLLVVASRMPVKLHRALAYPLLMGTVFLMVLVQVPGIGMSVNGNQNWLYLGGPFQLQPSEFGKLALILWSADLLARKQDRRLLTQWKHMLVPLVPVAFMLLGLIMLGGDMGTAIILTAILFGLLWLAGAPTRLFAGVLAVAGVLAFLLIKTSPNRMSRLSCMGVSEPGPDGSCWQAVHGIYALASGGWFGSGLGASVEKWGQLPEPHTDFIFAITGEELGLAGTLSVLALFAALGYAGIRVAGRTEDPFVRYAAGGVTTWITVQAVINIGAVLGLLPIAGVPLPLFSYGGSALLPTMFAVGLLIAFAREEPAAKAALAMRRPGVRWKTMRRRVKKRPSGER, translated from the coding sequence ATGCCGGCCGACGAGAGCTCCGCCGCGCGCGGCACAGGCCGCTCACAGGCGACCGCGGCGATCAGCCGGGCGCTCGCCCCACCCCTGCTGGCCTCCGCCCGTCCGGCAGGGCCCCCGGCGCCCGCCGGGCTCGCTCTGCGCGGCAGGCTGGCGGCGGGAGCCGGGCGGCGGCCCGCGGTGCCGCGCTCCAGGGGCCACGACGGCTCCGGCCCGCGCACCCCCCGCAGCAGCAGCGGTGTGCGGCGGATGTACGAGCAGGCACGCCGGGCCTGGGACCGCCCGCTGACCGCGTACTACCTGATCCTCGGCGCCGGCCTGCTGATCACCGCGCTCGGCCTGGTGATGGTCTACTCCGCTTCGATGATCAAGGCGCTGGAGCTGGACAAGCCCGGCACGTATTTCTTCCGTAAACAGTTCCTCGCCGCCGTCATCGGCTCCGTACTGCTGGTGGTCGCCTCCCGGATGCCCGTCAAGCTCCACCGGGCGCTCGCCTACCCGCTGCTCATGGGCACGGTCTTCCTGATGGTGCTGGTCCAGGTGCCGGGGATAGGGATGTCGGTCAACGGCAACCAGAACTGGCTCTATCTGGGCGGCCCCTTCCAGCTCCAGCCCAGCGAGTTCGGCAAGCTGGCCCTGATCCTCTGGAGCGCCGATCTGCTCGCCCGCAAACAGGACAGGCGGCTGCTGACGCAGTGGAAGCACATGCTGGTGCCGCTCGTCCCGGTCGCCTTCATGCTCCTCGGGCTGATCATGCTCGGCGGCGACATGGGAACTGCGATCATTCTCACCGCGATCCTCTTCGGCCTGCTCTGGCTGGCCGGGGCGCCCACCCGGCTCTTCGCCGGGGTGCTCGCCGTCGCGGGAGTCCTCGCCTTCCTGCTGATCAAGACCAGTCCGAACCGGATGTCACGCCTCAGTTGCATGGGGGTCAGCGAACCCGGCCCCGACGGCTCGTGCTGGCAGGCCGTGCACGGCATCTATGCTCTGGCGTCCGGCGGATGGTTCGGATCCGGGCTGGGTGCGAGTGTGGAAAAATGGGGCCAACTACCCGAACCTCACACCGACTTCATCTTCGCCATCACCGGGGAGGAACTGGGGTTGGCGGGGACGCTGTCGGTGCTCGCCCTCTTCGCGGCTCTAGGCTATGCGGGTATCCGCGTGGCCGGACGCACGGAGGACCCCTTCGTGAGGTACGCCGCGGGAGGTGTGACCACCTGGATCACGGTCCAGGCCGTGATCAATATCGGTGCGGTGCTCGGCCTGCTGCCGATCGCCGGGGTCCCTCTCCCGCTGTTCTCCTACGGAGGATCGGCCCTGCTGCCGACCATGTTCGCTGTCGGGCTGCTGATCGCGTTCGCGCGAGAGGAACCCGCCGCGAAGGCGGCCCTGGCCATGCGGAGGCCCGGGGTGAGATGGAAGACGATGAGACGGCGCGTCAAGAAGCGTCCGTCCGGAGAGCGGTGA
- the mraY gene encoding phospho-N-acetylmuramoyl-pentapeptide-transferase produces MRQILFAGAIGLFLTLVGTPLLIKLLARKGYGQFIRDDGPRSHGSKKGTPTMGGIAFILATLMAYVLAKVITGEQMRFSGVLVLFLMTGMGLVGFLDDYIKIVKQRSLGLRAKAKMAGQLIVGIAFAVLSLQFADGRGNTPASTKLSFVTDFGWSIGPVLFVVWALFMILAMSNGVNLTDGLDGLATGASVMVFGAYTFIGLWQFQESCANAVTLTNPNACFEVRDPLDLAVVASALMGACFGFLWWNTSPAKIFMGDTGSLALGGALAGLAICSRTEFLMAILGGLFVMITMSVVIQVGSFKMTGKRVFRMAPLQHHFELKGWSEVLVVVRFWIIQGMCVIVGLGLFYAGWAAAK; encoded by the coding sequence ATGAGGCAGATCCTCTTCGCGGGGGCCATCGGGCTCTTCCTGACCCTGGTCGGTACCCCGCTGCTGATCAAGCTGCTGGCCCGCAAGGGATACGGGCAGTTCATCCGCGACGACGGCCCGCGCAGCCACGGCAGCAAGAAGGGCACGCCCACCATGGGCGGCATCGCCTTCATCCTGGCCACGCTGATGGCGTACGTCCTGGCGAAGGTGATCACCGGTGAGCAGATGCGCTTCTCCGGTGTGCTGGTCCTGTTCCTGATGACCGGCATGGGTCTTGTCGGGTTCCTCGACGACTACATCAAGATCGTCAAGCAGCGTTCGCTCGGTCTGCGTGCCAAGGCGAAGATGGCCGGCCAGCTGATCGTCGGCATCGCCTTCGCGGTGCTGTCGCTCCAGTTCGCCGACGGCCGCGGCAACACCCCGGCTTCCACCAAGCTGTCGTTCGTCACGGACTTCGGCTGGTCGATCGGCCCGGTGCTGTTCGTCGTCTGGGCGCTGTTCATGATCCTCGCCATGTCCAACGGCGTGAATCTGACGGACGGTCTGGACGGTCTGGCCACCGGCGCCTCCGTGATGGTCTTCGGCGCGTACACCTTCATCGGGCTGTGGCAGTTCCAGGAGTCCTGCGCCAACGCGGTCACCCTGACCAACCCCAACGCCTGCTTCGAGGTCCGCGACCCGCTCGACCTCGCGGTCGTCGCCTCCGCGCTGATGGGCGCCTGCTTCGGCTTCCTGTGGTGGAACACCTCGCCAGCCAAGATCTTCATGGGTGACACCGGTTCGCTGGCACTCGGCGGCGCGCTCGCGGGTCTCGCGATCTGCTCCCGCACCGAGTTCCTGATGGCCATCCTCGGCGGCCTCTTCGTGATGATCACCATGTCCGTGGTCATCCAGGTCGGCTCCTTCAAGATGACCGGCAAGCGGGTCTTCCGGATGGCGCCGCTCCAGCACCACTTCGAACTCAAGGGCTGGTCCGAAGTCCTTGTCGTGGTCCGTTTCTGGATCATCCAGGGCATGTGCGTGATCGTCGGGCTCGGTCTCTTCTACGCAGGGTGGGCAGCCGCCAAGTGA
- a CDS encoding UDP-N-acetylmuramoyl-tripeptide--D-alanyl-D-alanine ligase has protein sequence MIALTLAEIADIVGGQSYDIPDPAATVSGPVVIDSRAVEQGSLFVAFAGERVDGHDYAQRAVEVGATAVLATRPVGVPAIVVDDVVAALGALARAVVGRLGTAVVALTGSAGKTSTKDLIAQLLERKGPTVFPAGNLNNEIGLPLTALRATESTEHLVLEMGARYIGDIRYLTGLVPPRIGLVLNVGTAHIGEFGGREQIAIAKGEMVESLPEDGVAVLNADDPLVRAMSSRTKARVLLFGEAADADVRGEKVRLTDDGRPAFTLHTPTGCSDVTMRLYGEHHVSNALAAAAVAHELGLSADEIAEALSEAGTLSRWRMEVTERPDGVTFVNDAYNANPESMRAALRALVAMGKGRRTWAVLGPMAELGDASLAEHDAVGRLAVRLNVSKLVAVGGREASWLQLGAYNEGSWGEESVHVSDAQAAVDLLRSELRAGDVVLVKASRSAGLEMVVQALLENSTEGEVTGR, from the coding sequence GTGATCGCCCTTACCCTCGCCGAGATCGCCGATATCGTCGGCGGGCAGTCGTACGACATACCGGATCCGGCAGCGACCGTCAGCGGACCTGTCGTCATCGACTCCCGAGCGGTGGAGCAAGGCAGCCTGTTCGTCGCGTTCGCCGGCGAGCGGGTCGACGGCCACGACTACGCGCAGCGCGCCGTCGAGGTGGGCGCGACCGCCGTACTGGCCACCCGCCCGGTCGGCGTCCCGGCGATCGTCGTCGACGACGTCGTCGCCGCGCTCGGCGCCCTCGCCCGGGCCGTCGTCGGACGGCTCGGCACCGCCGTCGTCGCCCTCACCGGCTCCGCGGGCAAGACCTCCACCAAGGACCTGATCGCCCAGCTCCTGGAGCGCAAGGGGCCCACCGTCTTCCCCGCGGGCAACCTCAACAACGAGATCGGACTGCCGCTCACCGCCCTGCGCGCCACCGAGAGCACCGAACACCTCGTCCTCGAGATGGGTGCGCGCTACATCGGCGACATCCGCTACCTCACCGGCCTGGTCCCGCCGCGGATCGGCCTCGTCCTCAATGTCGGCACCGCGCACATCGGCGAGTTCGGCGGCCGCGAGCAGATCGCCATCGCCAAGGGCGAGATGGTCGAGTCGCTCCCCGAGGACGGAGTCGCCGTCCTCAACGCCGACGACCCGCTCGTGCGCGCCATGTCCTCCCGTACGAAGGCCCGGGTGCTGCTCTTCGGCGAAGCCGCGGATGCGGACGTACGGGGAGAGAAGGTCCGTCTCACCGACGACGGCCGCCCCGCTTTCACGCTCCACACACCCACCGGGTGCAGCGATGTGACCATGCGCCTGTACGGTGAGCACCACGTGTCGAACGCGCTCGCCGCGGCCGCCGTCGCCCATGAGTTGGGCCTGTCCGCAGACGAGATCGCCGAAGCGCTCTCCGAGGCGGGCACCCTCTCCCGCTGGCGCATGGAGGTCACCGAGCGTCCGGACGGCGTGACGTTCGTCAATGACGCCTACAACGCGAACCCCGAATCCATGCGAGCAGCGCTGCGCGCGCTGGTCGCCATGGGGAAGGGCCGGCGTACGTGGGCGGTGCTCGGCCCCATGGCTGAGCTCGGCGACGCCTCGCTCGCCGAGCACGACGCGGTCGGACGGCTCGCCGTCCGGCTCAACGTCAGCAAGCTCGTCGCGGTCGGGGGCAGAGAAGCCTCCTGGCTGCAACTGGGCGCATACAACGAGGGTTCGTGGGGTGAGGAGTCGGTGCACGTGTCCGACGCACAGGCTGCCGTCGACCTGTTGCGCAGTGAACTGCGCGCGGGAGACGTCGTGCTGGTGAAGGCGTCCCGGTCGGCCGGCCTGGAAATGGTCGTCCAGGCACTGCTGGAGAACTCGACCGAGGGCGAGGTCACCGGCCGATGA